A DNA window from Streptomyces canus contains the following coding sequences:
- a CDS encoding cell division protein SepF yields MGSVRKASAWLGLVDDNDDERYYDDDGYSEGTEPGDAWVTDPRVKVASDVAEERGRRIGTVTPDSFRDARAIGELFREGVPVIMNLTAMEASDAKRVVDFAAGLIFGLRGSIERVSTRVFLLSPANTEIVNGDPAAHRTDGFFNQS; encoded by the coding sequence ATGGGATCGGTGCGCAAAGCGAGTGCCTGGCTGGGCCTCGTTGACGACAACGATGACGAGCGTTACTACGACGACGACGGATACTCCGAAGGGACCGAGCCCGGGGATGCCTGGGTCACCGACCCGCGGGTCAAGGTGGCTTCGGACGTCGCCGAGGAGAGAGGCCGCCGGATCGGCACGGTGACCCCGGACAGCTTCCGGGACGCCCGCGCGATCGGCGAACTGTTCCGCGAAGGCGTCCCCGTCATCATGAACCTCACCGCGATGGAGGCCTCCGACGCCAAGCGCGTCGTCGACTTCGCGGCCGGGCTGATCTTCGGACTGCGCGGTTCCATCGAGCGCGTGTCCACCCGGGTGTTCCTGCTGTCACCCGCCAACACGGAGATCGTGAACGGCGACCCGGCCGCGCACCGCACGGACGGCTTCTTCAACCAGAGCTGA
- a CDS encoding acyl-CoA dehydrogenase family protein, whose product MAPFDPADPLGIDDLLEPEDLAIRGTVRTWAADRVLPYVADWYEQGELPGIRDLARELGEIGALGMSLSGYGCAGASAVQYGLACLELEAADSGIRSLVSVQGSLAMYAIHRFGSEEQKQTWLPRMAAGEVIGCFGLTEPDHGSDPGSMRTYAKKDGTDWVLNGRKMWITNGSVAGVAVVWAQTDEAIRGFVVPTDTPGFSAPEIKHKWSLRASVTSELVLDDVRLPADAVLPEVAGLKGPLSCLSHARYGIVWGAMGAARSCFETAVDYAKTREQFGRPIGGFQLTQAKLADMAVELHKGILLAHHLGRRMDAGRLRPEQVSFGKLNNVREAIEICRTARTILGANGISLEYPVMRHATNLESVLTYEGTVEMHQLVLGKALTGLDAFR is encoded by the coding sequence ATGGCCCCGTTCGACCCCGCCGACCCGCTCGGTATCGACGACCTGCTGGAGCCGGAGGACCTGGCGATCCGTGGGACCGTGCGGACCTGGGCGGCCGACCGTGTCCTGCCGTATGTCGCGGACTGGTACGAGCAGGGTGAGTTGCCGGGGATCAGGGACCTCGCCCGTGAGCTGGGGGAGATCGGCGCCCTCGGGATGTCCCTGAGCGGCTACGGATGCGCGGGCGCCTCCGCCGTGCAGTACGGGCTCGCCTGTCTGGAGCTGGAGGCCGCCGACTCCGGGATCCGGTCCCTCGTCTCGGTGCAGGGCTCTCTCGCCATGTACGCCATCCACCGGTTCGGCAGCGAGGAGCAGAAGCAGACCTGGCTGCCGCGCATGGCCGCCGGTGAGGTCATCGGCTGCTTCGGGCTCACCGAACCCGATCACGGCTCCGACCCCGGATCCATGCGGACGTACGCCAAGAAGGACGGCACGGACTGGGTGCTGAACGGGCGCAAGATGTGGATCACCAACGGGTCGGTCGCCGGGGTCGCCGTCGTCTGGGCGCAGACCGACGAAGCGATCCGCGGCTTTGTGGTGCCGACCGACACACCGGGCTTCTCGGCGCCCGAGATCAAGCACAAGTGGTCGCTGCGGGCCAGTGTCACCAGTGAGCTCGTCCTCGACGACGTACGGCTGCCCGCCGACGCGGTGCTGCCTGAGGTCGCCGGGCTCAAGGGGCCGCTCAGCTGCCTGTCGCACGCCCGGTACGGGATCGTGTGGGGGGCCATGGGGGCGGCGCGGTCGTGTTTCGAGACCGCCGTCGACTATGCGAAGACGCGGGAGCAGTTCGGGCGGCCGATCGGGGGCTTCCAGCTCACTCAGGCCAAACTCGCCGACATGGCGGTGGAACTGCACAAGGGGATTCTGCTCGCCCACCATCTGGGGCGGCGCATGGACGCCGGCCGCCTGCGTCCCGAGCAGGTCAGCTTCGGCAAGCTCAACAACGTCCGCGAGGCGATCGAGATCTGCCGTACGGCGCGGACGATCCTCGGGGCCAACGGGATCTCCCTCGAATACCCCGTCATGCGGCACGCGACGAACCTCGAGTCGGTGCTGACGTACGAGGGCACCGTGGAGATGCACCAGCTGGTGCTGGGCAAGGCGCTCACCGGACTGGATGCCTTCCGGTAG
- a CDS encoding MFS transporter — protein sequence MSGTTTAAAALRRRAAGAGANRWVVLVVLCVSLLLVALDATVLHVAVPAVTEDLKPGAIELLWIVDVYPLVCASLLILFGTLGDRVGRRRVLLLGYALFGVASGVAALADTAQVLILARALLGVGGAMIMPATLSILRQVFPDRRERALAIGIWSAVAAVGAAVGPLLGGFLLEHFWWGSVFLINIPLMLVSLPVGRLLLPESKGAANGPWDVVGALMAAAGLFGLVLGVKQLGAGELDVFTAVPLVVGAVLLVVFVRRQRRLTHPLVDLRMFARPAFSTSVGCIVLAMLALVGLELIAAQYLQLVLDLSPLETGLRLLPLTIAAMAAGLAGARLLRRFGPRRMVCAGFCLTAVAVLLLTAMDDADNTGLLLSGFVLLGFGLETTLFGAYESMLSEAPPEQAGGAAAIGETSYQLGAGIGIALLGSVMNAAYTPGLSGVPGVPDAASRSAGHSLGEAYEVAGHLGGPAGVALRRAAQDSFVHGLHVTLLVSAGLLVLGAVMALRLPRAMQCGESPAAVELPSPREVAESRVSV from the coding sequence ATGTCCGGGACGACCACGGCCGCCGCAGCGCTGCGCCGTCGGGCGGCCGGGGCCGGTGCAAACCGCTGGGTCGTCCTCGTCGTCCTCTGCGTCAGCCTGCTCCTGGTCGCCCTCGACGCGACCGTGCTGCACGTGGCGGTGCCCGCCGTCACCGAGGACCTCAAACCCGGCGCGATAGAGCTGCTCTGGATCGTCGACGTCTATCCCCTCGTCTGCGCCTCGCTGCTGATCCTCTTCGGCACGCTCGGCGACCGTGTGGGCCGCAGAAGGGTCCTCCTCCTCGGCTACGCCCTCTTCGGCGTCGCCTCCGGTGTCGCCGCCCTCGCGGACACCGCCCAGGTGCTGATCCTCGCGCGGGCGCTGCTCGGCGTCGGCGGCGCGATGATCATGCCCGCCACCCTCTCGATCCTTCGCCAGGTCTTCCCCGACCGGCGCGAGCGGGCGCTCGCGATCGGCATCTGGAGCGCGGTCGCCGCCGTCGGCGCGGCCGTCGGACCACTGCTCGGCGGCTTCCTCCTGGAGCACTTCTGGTGGGGGTCGGTCTTCCTCATCAACATCCCGCTGATGCTGGTCAGCCTGCCGGTGGGCCGCCTGCTGCTGCCCGAGTCGAAGGGCGCCGCAAACGGTCCCTGGGACGTCGTCGGCGCGCTGATGGCCGCCGCCGGGCTGTTCGGCCTCGTCCTCGGCGTGAAGCAGCTCGGCGCCGGGGAGCTCGACGTGTTCACCGCGGTACCGCTGGTCGTGGGCGCGGTCCTGCTCGTCGTGTTCGTACGGCGGCAGCGGCGGCTCACGCATCCCCTGGTGGACCTGCGGATGTTCGCGCGCCCGGCGTTCAGCACCTCGGTCGGCTGCATCGTCCTGGCGATGCTCGCCCTCGTCGGGCTCGAACTGATCGCGGCGCAGTATCTCCAACTGGTCCTGGACCTGTCCCCGCTGGAGACCGGTCTGCGGCTGCTGCCGCTGACGATCGCCGCGATGGCGGCGGGGCTGGCCGGAGCGCGTCTGCTGCGGAGATTCGGGCCGCGCCGGATGGTCTGTGCCGGGTTCTGCCTCACGGCCGTGGCCGTACTTCTGCTGACCGCGATGGACGACGCGGACAACACGGGCCTGCTGCTGTCCGGGTTCGTACTGCTCGGGTTCGGTCTGGAGACGACGCTTTTCGGGGCGTACGAGTCGATGCTCAGCGAGGCTCCCCCGGAGCAGGCGGGCGGGGCGGCGGCGATCGGCGAGACCTCGTACCAGCTCGGTGCGGGCATCGGCATAGCGCTGCTCGGCAGTGTGATGAACGCGGCGTACACGCCCGGCCTCTCCGGCGTGCCGGGCGTCCCGGACGCGGCGTCCAGGTCGGCCGGGCACTCCCTGGGCGAGGCCTACGAGGTCGCCGGACACCTGGGTGGACCCGCGGGGGTGGCCCTGCGCCGGGCCGCCCAGGACTCCTTCGTGCACGGGCTGCACGTGACCTTGCTGGTGAGCGCCGGGTTGTTGGTGCTGGGCGCGGTGATGGCGCTGCGGTTGCCGCGGGCGATGCAGTGCGGCGAGTCCCCGGCGGCGGTGGAGCTTCCGTCGCCGCGGGAGGTCGCGGAGTCCCGCGTCTCGGTCTGA
- a CDS encoding mannosyltransferase family protein, which translates to MTDLGTRTEPALRRTAPALRRAAPALLGYAAVRALGLITLALWSAARDKSAYTLLTARWDALWYTRVAELGYGYEVRLPNGDVHSNLAFFPLLPWLERLLSAVTPLSYADAGFVTSLLASLFAAWGVFAVTDHVYGRRAGVCAVLLWAVLPVGIVQSMAYSESLFTALAAWSLYALLTGRWLTAGLLASLAGLTRPVGLAVVAAVWAAGIAASLRARRDRAASGSERVTPAGATTAAQAAGMALAPLGAAAYVLWVGHRTGGGPLGYLDVQAGWRNGFDGGYAFARFVADKFTSFPSALAGVGLIVGVGLVVWLYVICVRQGQPLPLLVYAGVVTALALCASSYFGSKPRLLMPAFPLLLPLALALARSRSRRSAGVVTVIALASALYGAFWLNGSGPP; encoded by the coding sequence GTGACCGATCTTGGAACGCGCACCGAACCGGCCCTGCGCCGAACCGCCCCGGCCCTGCGCCGAGCCGCCCCGGCGCTGCTCGGCTATGCGGCCGTACGCGCCCTGGGCCTCATCACCCTGGCCCTGTGGAGCGCGGCGCGCGACAAGAGCGCGTACACCCTGCTGACGGCCCGCTGGGACGCCCTCTGGTACACGAGGGTCGCCGAACTCGGTTACGGCTACGAGGTACGGCTGCCGAACGGCGACGTGCACTCGAACCTGGCGTTCTTCCCGCTCCTGCCCTGGCTGGAGCGGCTGCTGTCCGCGGTGACGCCACTGTCGTACGCCGACGCGGGCTTCGTGACGTCCTTGCTCGCCTCCTTGTTCGCGGCCTGGGGCGTCTTCGCGGTGACGGATCACGTGTACGGCCGCCGGGCCGGCGTCTGCGCAGTCCTGCTGTGGGCCGTCCTGCCCGTCGGGATCGTCCAGTCGATGGCGTACAGCGAGTCCCTGTTCACCGCGCTGGCCGCCTGGTCGCTGTACGCCCTCCTGACCGGCCGCTGGCTGACGGCGGGCCTGCTGGCCTCCCTGGCCGGCCTGACGCGTCCGGTGGGCCTCGCGGTGGTCGCGGCGGTGTGGGCGGCGGGGATCGCCGCCTCCCTGCGGGCCCGACGGGACCGCGCCGCGTCCGGGTCGGAGCGGGTCACGCCGGCCGGGGCGACCACAGCCGCGCAGGCCGCGGGCATGGCCCTCGCCCCTCTCGGTGCCGCCGCGTATGTCCTGTGGGTCGGTCACCGCACCGGCGGCGGGCCGCTCGGCTATCTCGACGTGCAGGCGGGGTGGCGCAACGGATTCGACGGCGGATACGCCTTCGCCCGCTTCGTCGCCGACAAGTTCACGTCGTTCCCGTCGGCCCTCGCCGGCGTGGGGCTGATCGTCGGGGTGGGGCTGGTCGTGTGGCTGTACGTCATCTGTGTGCGGCAGGGCCAGCCGCTGCCCCTGCTGGTGTACGCCGGGGTCGTCACGGCGCTCGCCCTGTGCGCGTCCAGCTACTTCGGCTCGAAACCGCGCCTGCTGATGCCCGCCTTCCCCCTGTTGCTCCCCCTCGCCCTGGCCCTGGCGCGCTCGAGGAGCCGCAGGTCAGCCGGGGTCGTGACGGTGATCGCCCTCGCGTCCGCCCTGTACGGCGCCTTCTGGCTGAACGGCTCCGGCCCGCCATGA
- a CDS encoding phosphatase PAP2 family protein encodes MRTERNLTRLDRVFARLDREPERPAHLSVPRASRHRTVLVIAALAFYLAIVWLVVTTSWLVRLDWQVMFFRPYQQWASIHWFVDYYVVLGQRGPTAVMVAAWLGWRSWRQHTVRPLLTLGASLLLLNITVGAAKYGMGRLGPHYATVIGSNEMGMGGDIFPSGHTANAVVTWGILAYLASTPRARRWLSAISAVTSLGVGMATVYLGTHWLSDVLLGWVAGLLILLALPWFEPLIARAETYVFDLRDRWRARGGAKTPAPVTPVTAPAPARLKPLTAPQNETAARTATTPARGPRSPLYLAPGPHTTRSERTPVTPAGSRRPPQSDRIARGTPSPATRPVTGG; translated from the coding sequence GTGCGTACCGAACGAAACCTCACCCGTCTGGACCGGGTGTTCGCCAGGCTGGACCGTGAGCCGGAACGACCGGCCCACCTCAGCGTGCCCAGGGCGAGCCGGCACCGGACCGTCCTGGTGATCGCCGCCCTGGCCTTCTACCTGGCGATCGTGTGGCTCGTGGTGACCACCTCGTGGCTGGTCCGCCTCGACTGGCAGGTCATGTTCTTCCGGCCGTACCAGCAGTGGGCCTCCATCCACTGGTTCGTCGACTACTACGTGGTGCTGGGCCAGCGCGGCCCGACCGCGGTGATGGTCGCGGCCTGGCTGGGCTGGCGTTCCTGGCGGCAGCACACCGTGCGCCCGCTGCTGACCCTGGGCGCCTCGCTGCTGCTGCTGAACATCACGGTCGGTGCCGCCAAGTACGGCATGGGAAGACTCGGACCGCACTACGCGACCGTCATCGGCTCGAACGAGATGGGCATGGGCGGCGATATATTTCCCAGCGGTCACACCGCCAACGCCGTGGTGACCTGGGGGATCCTGGCGTATCTGGCCTCCACCCCGAGGGCCCGCCGCTGGCTTTCCGCCATCTCCGCGGTGACCTCGCTGGGCGTCGGCATGGCCACCGTCTACCTCGGTACGCACTGGCTGAGCGATGTCCTGCTGGGCTGGGTCGCCGGTCTGCTGATCCTGCTCGCGCTGCCCTGGTTCGAGCCGCTGATCGCCCGTGCCGAGACCTACGTGTTCGACCTGCGCGACCGCTGGCGGGCCCGCGGCGGTGCGAAGACCCCCGCCCCGGTCACCCCCGTCACGGCGCCCGCGCCCGCCCGCCTCAAGCCGCTCACGGCCCCACAGAACGAGACGGCGGCCCGCACGGCCACCACGCCGGCGCGTGGCCCCAGGTCACCCCTCTACCTGGCCCCGGGCCCGCACACCACCCGCTCGGAGCGCACACCGGTCACCCCGGCCGGCAGCCGCCGCCCGCCGCAGTCGGACCGGATCGCGCGCGGCACGCCCTCCCCGGCCACCCGGCCGGTGACCGGCGGCTGA